In Palaemon carinicauda isolate YSFRI2023 chromosome 38, ASM3689809v2, whole genome shotgun sequence, a single window of DNA contains:
- the LOC137630313 gene encoding uncharacterized protein encodes MYAEFIKSDMEREIMDAELIKSGMERGRMDAEFIKSDMEREIMDAELIKSGMERGRMDAEFIRSDMEREIMDAEFIKSGMEREVMDAEFIKSDMEREIMDAEFIKSDIEREVMDAEFIKNDMNREIMDAEVIKSDMEREIMDADFY; translated from the coding sequence ATGTATGCTGAATTTATTAAGAGCGATATGGAAAGAGAAATAATGGATGCTGAACTTATTAAGAGCGGTATGGAAAGAGGAAGAATGGATGCTGAATTTATTAAGAGCGATATGGAAAGAGAAATAATGGATGCTGAACTTATTAAGAGCGGTATGGAAAGAGGAAGAATGGATGCTGAATTTATTAGGAGCGATATGGAAAGAGAAATAATGGATGCTGAATTTATTAAGAGCGGTATGGAAAGAGAAGTAATGGATGCTGAATTTATTAAGAGCGATATGGAAAGAGAAATAATGGATGCTGAATTTATCAAGAGCGATATCGAAAGAGAAGTAATGGATGCTGAATTTATTAAAAACGATATGAACAGAGAAATAATGGATGCTGAAGTTATTAAGAGCGATATGGAAAGAGAAATAATGGATGCTGACTTTTACTga